Proteins encoded within one genomic window of Humulus lupulus chromosome 1, drHumLupu1.1, whole genome shotgun sequence:
- the LOC133817147 gene encoding auxin-responsive protein SAUR15-like: MGIHRLPEMVLHHAKQIIRRRSSAVSSKHRSFSTVDHDDDHHGHGVSKGHFAVYVGKESEVMKNKRFVVPISYLKHPLFQDLLNRAAREFGFDHHYPIMGPITIPCDEQDFINLTSSLFSSTSARPASSTYIYA, encoded by the coding sequence ATGGGAATTCATCGTCTACCGGAGATGGTTCTTCATCATGCTAAGCAAATCATTCGACGGCGGTCGTCGGCGGTTTCTTCGAAACACCGGTCATTCTCCACCGTTGATCATGATGATGATCATCATGGTCATGGGGTGTCAAAAGGGCATTTTGCAGTGTATGTTGGTAAAGAAAGTGAAGTGATGAAGAATAAGCGGTTTGTGGTTCCAATCTCATATTTGAAGCATCCATTGTTTCAAGATTTGTTGAATAGGGCTGCTCGAGAGTTTGGTTTTGACCATCATTATCCAATAATGGGTCCCATTACCATTCCTTGTGATGAGCAAGATTTTATCAATCTCACTTCTTCTTTATTTTCCTCTACCTCTGCTAGGCCAGCATCATCTACCTATATATATGCCTAA
- the LOC133817218 gene encoding auxin-responsive protein SAUR21-like: MGIGLKGISQAKHKLQRTLSARYGTISANGTNDVPKGHFAVYVGESQKKRFVIPISYLNHPLFQNLLNRAEEEFGFDHPTGGLTIPCSEDYFISLTSSLS, from the coding sequence ATGGGCATTGGATTGAAGGGCATATCTCAAGCCAAGCATAAACTTCAGAGAACTCTTTCAGCAAGATATGGGACAATTTCAGCCAATGGTACTAATGATGTTCCCAAAGGCCATTTTGCTGTTTATGTAGGAGAATCACAAAAGAAGAGGTTTGTCATTCCAATATCTTACTTGAACCATCCTTTGTTCCAAAATTTGTTAAACCGAGCTGAGGAAGAATTCGGATTCGATCATCCAACTGGTGGCCTCACAATCCCCTGCAGTGAAGACTACTTCATCAGTCTAACTTCATCTCTAAGTTAA